A single window of Kitasatospora sp. HUAS MG31 DNA harbors:
- a CDS encoding protein phosphatase 2C domain-containing protein, whose amino-acid sequence MSDLSDHGTPPQPHRPADGWWHAVYAGPAGTLPDTPDARPDTGTVDDWFAAAAGVVAPRHSPAGVRATAAEEPTAVPVSAGEPATAAGEPAVLVGEHATAAGSRAPEWPEPEAPVLAVQPEEVSVNDWFDSALGMIGPQRTGDPAAVEAPAPASAPAAEPVRAPERAGPSWRAGLPDPAPEAAPVSAPAAEAEDRTPATPPSAASQPEREPEPVSGEAPSGAGGASGAPQGTRSPWWTDTSPARGGAPVTPGPRKPRPAESPAADTARPDAPVPARTDPRRLPATGGGSPEETGPAPDRARPPRMSLEKPPVPAPGEPSAHEPAVPVEAAEAVPTAEPHPAAVPAAVPAPAPAPEPPAAEAGLPPLRRPRVEPPVPHVGERPPTYGPEPTAVPAGDPDLLGTVVADIVVEGAQYGSATLRAVSVRGDSARFRGEPRSDALLVTRFGEGEDGLLLAVLAGPGYREEAVTGSLAASEAARQLAAAIGRSRAELSTDLRSGARDRLRYGLQRLTARAAAPLRSEAARRRQTPAAPNTPEEDAGSLHCLLVSLDPEATHRAAFGTGPGGLYLLRSGHWIDAYAARLLHHPDGQPPLPPGPSAHAPRPFRFRMVPATPGDILLLCTPGLAEPVAEEPAVAHFLSNHWAHPHPPGTVDFLRQVQVRAKGYADDRTAAAIWTE is encoded by the coding sequence TTGAGCGACCTGAGCGACCACGGCACGCCCCCGCAGCCGCACCGGCCCGCCGACGGCTGGTGGCACGCGGTCTACGCAGGTCCGGCGGGCACCCTGCCCGACACTCCGGACGCCCGGCCGGACACGGGCACCGTCGACGACTGGTTCGCCGCCGCCGCCGGGGTCGTCGCACCCCGCCACAGCCCCGCGGGCGTTCGGGCGACCGCTGCCGAGGAGCCCACGGCCGTTCCCGTGAGCGCCGGGGAGCCCGCGACCGCTGCCGGGGAGCCCGCGGTCCTGGTCGGGGAGCACGCGACCGCCGCCGGCTCCCGTGCGCCGGAGTGGCCGGAGCCGGAGGCGCCCGTCCTCGCGGTCCAGCCCGAGGAGGTCAGCGTGAACGACTGGTTCGACTCCGCCCTCGGCATGATCGGCCCGCAGCGGACGGGCGACCCCGCCGCCGTGGAGGCCCCCGCACCCGCGTCCGCCCCGGCCGCGGAGCCCGTCCGGGCACCGGAACGCGCCGGTCCGAGCTGGCGCGCCGGTCTGCCCGATCCCGCCCCCGAGGCTGCCCCGGTGTCCGCCCCCGCGGCGGAGGCGGAGGACCGGACCCCCGCGACCCCGCCGTCAGCGGCGTCGCAGCCCGAGCGCGAGCCCGAGCCCGTGTCCGGGGAGGCGCCGAGCGGGGCGGGCGGTGCCTCCGGGGCGCCGCAGGGCACCCGGTCACCCTGGTGGACGGACACCTCGCCCGCCCGCGGCGGCGCCCCGGTGACCCCCGGCCCGCGCAAGCCCCGGCCCGCCGAGAGCCCCGCCGCCGACACGGCCCGGCCCGACGCTCCCGTCCCCGCGCGGACCGATCCCCGCAGGCTGCCGGCCACCGGAGGCGGTTCCCCCGAGGAGACCGGACCGGCGCCCGACCGGGCCCGGCCGCCCCGGATGTCGCTGGAGAAGCCTCCCGTGCCCGCGCCCGGCGAGCCCTCCGCCCACGAGCCCGCCGTGCCCGTCGAGGCCGCCGAAGCCGTACCGACCGCCGAGCCCCACCCCGCTGCCGTCCCCGCTGCCGTCCCCGCTCCCGCTCCCGCCCCCGAGCCGCCGGCCGCGGAGGCCGGCCTGCCGCCGTTGCGCAGGCCGCGGGTCGAGCCGCCGGTCCCGCACGTCGGGGAGCGTCCGCCGACGTACGGCCCCGAGCCGACCGCCGTCCCCGCCGGGGATCCCGACCTGCTCGGCACCGTGGTGGCCGACATCGTGGTCGAGGGCGCCCAGTACGGGTCGGCGACCCTGCGCGCGGTCTCGGTCCGCGGGGACTCGGCCCGGTTCCGCGGCGAGCCGCGGTCCGACGCGCTGCTGGTGACGCGGTTCGGCGAGGGTGAGGACGGTCTGCTGCTGGCGGTGCTGGCCGGGCCGGGGTACCGCGAGGAGGCGGTCACCGGTTCGCTCGCCGCCTCCGAGGCCGCCCGGCAGCTCGCCGCGGCGATCGGCCGCAGCCGGGCCGAGCTCTCCACCGACCTGCGGTCCGGCGCCCGCGACCGGCTCCGGTACGGGCTGCAGCGGCTCACCGCCCGGGCGGCGGCCCCGCTCAGGTCCGAGGCCGCCCGCCGGCGCCAGACGCCCGCCGCCCCGAACACGCCGGAGGAGGACGCCGGCTCGCTGCACTGCCTGCTGGTCTCGCTGGACCCGGAGGCCACCCACCGGGCGGCGTTCGGCACCGGCCCGGGCGGGCTGTACCTGCTGCGCTCGGGGCACTGGATCGACGCGTACGCGGCCCGCCTGCTGCACCACCCGGACGGGCAGCCGCCGCTGCCCCCGGGGCCGTCCGCTCACGCGCCGCGGCCGTTCCGATTCCGGATGGTGCCCGCGACACCCGGCGACATCCTGCTGCTGTGCACCCCGGGCCTGGCCGAACCGGTCGCCGAGGAGCCCGCCGTCGCCCACTTCCTGTCCAACCACTGGGCGCACCCCCACCCGCCGGGCACGGTGGACTTCCTCCGCCAGGTCCAGGTCCGCGCCAAGGGGTACGCCGACGACCGCACCGCCGCCGCGATCTGGACGGAGTGA
- a CDS encoding DUF3105 domain-containing protein — translation MGSASKQSGKGSNNPAARVSGKQAQADRRARIAELRAAEQRRDRRNKFFAIGLAGVLLAGMVGAGTWIALDAKAKQDKKDAAAAAAVQAKKDAANVPIEGVQTFENLGRNHVQTPVAYPQTPPVGGDHNPLWLNCMGNVYDQPVKNENAVHSLEHGAVWVTYNAQASADDIQKLSARVKATPYSFMSPYPEEKGAITLTAWGTQLTIEKADDPRVEQFFTKHVQGPQTQEPGASCSLQ, via the coding sequence ATGGGTTCCGCCTCCAAGCAGTCCGGCAAGGGCTCCAACAACCCGGCCGCCCGCGTCAGCGGCAAGCAGGCCCAGGCCGACCGCCGGGCCAGAATCGCCGAGCTCCGCGCCGCCGAGCAGCGCCGCGACCGCCGCAACAAGTTCTTCGCCATCGGCCTGGCCGGCGTCCTGCTGGCCGGCATGGTCGGCGCCGGCACCTGGATCGCCCTGGACGCCAAGGCGAAGCAGGACAAGAAGGACGCGGCCGCGGCCGCCGCCGTGCAGGCCAAGAAGGACGCCGCCAACGTGCCGATCGAGGGCGTGCAGACCTTCGAGAACCTGGGCCGCAACCACGTCCAGACCCCGGTCGCCTACCCGCAGACCCCGCCGGTCGGCGGTGACCACAACCCGCTCTGGCTCAACTGCATGGGCAACGTCTACGACCAGCCGGTGAAGAACGAGAACGCCGTCCACTCGCTGGAGCACGGCGCGGTCTGGGTGACCTACAACGCGCAGGCCTCCGCCGACGACATCCAGAAGCTGTCGGCGAGGGTCAAGGCCACCCCGTACTCCTTCATGAGCCCGTACCCGGAGGAGAAGGGCGCCATCACGCTGACCGCGTGGGGGACCCAGCTGACGATCGAGAAGGCCGACGACCCTCGGGTCGAGCAGTTCTTCACCAAGCACGTCCAGGGTCCGCAGACCCAGGAGCCGGGTGCGTCGTGCAGCCTCCAGTGA
- a CDS encoding DUF305 domain-containing protein: MLLWWPAALAAAVALCLGVPALVTGGGSSSAAGTAAAAATPATDSAEAGFARDMAAHHQQAIDMSFIVRDRTQDAAVRTLAFDIINTQANQRGMLMGWLDQWGLTQASPARPMAWMGHTYEPHDGSLMPGMATNTDLAKLRTLSGQDAEVFYLQLMIEHHKGGVAMAQAYVDASRNEVEKRLATTMVNGQRSEIDLITSMLAERGAKPLS; the protein is encoded by the coding sequence ATGCTGCTGTGGTGGCCGGCCGCGCTGGCGGCGGCGGTCGCCCTCTGCCTGGGCGTGCCCGCGCTGGTCACGGGCGGCGGCAGCAGCAGCGCCGCCGGTACCGCCGCGGCGGCGGCGACCCCGGCCACCGACTCGGCGGAGGCCGGGTTCGCCCGCGACATGGCCGCCCACCACCAGCAGGCGATCGACATGTCGTTCATCGTCCGCGACCGCACCCAGGACGCCGCCGTGCGGACCCTGGCCTTCGACATCATCAACACCCAGGCCAACCAGCGCGGCATGCTGATGGGCTGGCTCGACCAGTGGGGTCTGACCCAGGCCTCGCCGGCCCGGCCGATGGCCTGGATGGGGCACACCTACGAGCCGCACGACGGTTCGCTGATGCCCGGCATGGCGACCAACACCGACCTGGCGAAGCTGCGCACGCTCAGCGGGCAGGACGCCGAGGTGTTCTACCTGCAGCTGATGATCGAGCACCACAAGGGCGGCGTGGCCATGGCCCAGGCCTACGTGGACGCCTCCAGGAACGAGGTGGAGAAGCGGCTCGCGACCACCATGGTCAACGGGCAGCGCTCCGAGATCGACCTCATCACCTCGATGCTGGCGGAGCGCGGCGCCAAGCCGCTCTCCTGA